The proteins below are encoded in one region of Rhododendron vialii isolate Sample 1 chromosome 7a, ASM3025357v1:
- the LOC131333900 gene encoding putative F-box protein At3g10240, protein MAIVEELPQDVLIDILSRLPAKSLVRFKSVSKHWYSLLLNPNFISLHRTRAPLCYCASRIVGNYPYRWQMHLLPDRTSIRDLDLSFTGPHLADSSLYRGSCDGLMCLSEKSNIVICNPATRECRPLPQPPYRTWHTRYVGFAYDSKTSDYKVVRVATFRKTTLVDNRIQIYGMSADSWKETDAVVPNRDFTTYYHLCTSLDGIFYWLSYDSSTRVRAIDALNTVEGSFERISLPAGIRSDGHLHLCLMDDSISVVVPKYDDQRGETLFDVWLMDEYGLKGVWNKKYTIGPLLGSHIPFGFCPNREVLLSVCKNGKIVSYNHSTHYIEEYKQLCDLPEPRFITHVFPYSESLVSVKRRVDLA, encoded by the coding sequence ATGGCGATTGTAGAGGAGCTGCCGCAAGACGTGTTGATCGACATCCTATCTCGGCTTCCGGCGAAATCCCTCGTCCGATTCAAATCCGTCTCCAAACACTGGTACTCTCTCCTCCTAAACCCTAACTTCATCTCCCTCCACCGCACCCGCGCCCCACTCTGCTACTGCGCCTCCCGCATCGTCGGGAATTATCCCTACCGCTGGCAGATGCATTTACTTCCTGACCGAACTTCGATTCGTGACCTTGATCTCTCTTTCACCGGGCCCCACCTTGCGGATTCGAGCCTGTACCGTGGCTCCTGTGACGGACTCATGTGTCTCTCCGAGAAGTCCAATATCGTGATATGCAACCCTGCAACGAGAGAGTGTAGGCCACTCCCTCAACCTCCTTACCGTACCTGGCATACTAGATATGTAGGGTTTGCTTATGATTCCAAAACCAGTGATTACAAAGTGGTCAGAGTCGCCACCTTCCGTAAAACCACGCTGGTTGATAATAGAATTCAAATCTACGGCATGAGCGCAGATTCGTGGAAAGAAACCGATGCTGTGGTGCCCAACCGCGACTTCACCACTTACTATCATCTTTGCACGTCATTGGACGGAATTTTCTACTGGTTGAGTTATGATTCTTCTACTCGGGTCCGCGCAATCGATGCCTTAAACACAGTTGAAGGATCATTTGAGCGAATATCCTTGCCCGCCGGCATTAGGTCTGATGGGCATCTTCATCTTTGTCTTATGGATGATTCCATTTCCGTTGTTGTGCCAAAGTATGACGACCAGCGAGGAGAGACGCTGTTTGACGTATGGTTAATGGACGAATACGGACTTAAGGGGGTTTGGAATAAAAAGTACACAATTGGGCCTCTCTTAGGAAGTCACATTCCATTTGGGTTTTGCCCAAACAGAGAGGTTCTTCTGTCTGTGTGCAAAAATGGGAAGATTGTGTCGTACAATCATAGTACACATTACATAGAAGAATACAAACAGTTATGCGATTTGCCAGAACCACGTTTTATAACACATGTTTTTCCATACTCAGAGAGCTTAGTGTCTGTCAAGAGACGGGTTGATTTAGCTTAA